The proteins below are encoded in one region of Micromonospora sp. DSM 45708:
- a CDS encoding SCO5389 family protein: MSLTVPPALLRAAESGPVDEEAFVACVRDSLPYAWETVGRVVADLATSDADFADNVVPPPGETERGQLLRALASDAIRAGLERHFGVRLAFQNCHRVAAFRPSAAGSEAYRRFTSSRGQLLNQSPTLRNC, translated from the coding sequence ATGTCGCTCACCGTTCCGCCCGCCCTGCTCCGTGCCGCCGAGTCCGGCCCCGTCGACGAGGAGGCGTTCGTCGCCTGCGTCCGCGACTCCCTGCCGTACGCCTGGGAGACCGTCGGCCGGGTGGTCGCCGACCTGGCGACGTCCGACGCCGACTTCGCCGACAACGTCGTCCCGCCGCCGGGTGAGACCGAGCGCGGGCAACTGCTGCGCGCGCTGGCCAGCGACGCGATCCGCGCCGGTCTGGAGCGCCACTTCGGGGTGCGGCTGGCGTTCCAGAACTGTCACCGGGTGGCGGCGTTCCGGCCGTCCGCCGCCGGCTCCGAGGCGTACCGCCGGTTCACCTCCAGCCGCGGTCAACTGCTGAACCAGTCCCCGACGCTGCGCAACTGCTGA